A genomic region of Bacteroidota bacterium contains the following coding sequences:
- a CDS encoding RNA polymerase sigma factor, whose protein sequence is MEHSRDLFWTLHEPEHPRARAFCRKLAGNRDDGDDLYQDALVAALTGFGSLRDPDAFRPWLYRIIVNTFRNRLRRFHADRLRRFRDQSTSAPTEGFSATSPEAAYAARRRLELALRALSLEERALVTMFELDGWALAELTEVFGRSVGALKVRLFRARRKMRKAVLKQMTAEQQTANALTGKDEICVAGKPGEN, encoded by the coding sequence ATGGAACACAGTAGGGACCTATTCTGGACACTCCATGAACCGGAACATCCGCGGGCGCGGGCGTTCTGCCGCAAACTGGCGGGCAATCGGGACGACGGCGACGACCTGTATCAGGACGCGCTGGTCGCCGCTCTCACCGGTTTCGGCAGCCTTCGGGATCCCGACGCTTTTCGACCCTGGCTGTACCGGATCATCGTGAACACCTTCCGCAACCGGTTGCGCCGGTTTCACGCCGACCGCCTTCGGCGGTTTCGCGACCAATCGACGTCGGCACCGACCGAGGGATTCAGTGCAACCAGCCCTGAGGCGGCTTATGCCGCCCGCCGGCGGCTCGAGCTTGCTCTCCGGGCGCTGTCGCTCGAGGAGCGCGCCCTCGTGACGATGTTCGAACTCGACGGCTGGGCGCTGGCGGAGCTGACGGAAGTGTTCGGGCGCTCGGTGGGAGCGTTGAAGGTCCGGTTGTTCCGGGCGAGACGAAAGATGCGCAAAGCGGTTCTTAAACAAATGACCGCCGAGCAACAAACCGCAAACGCCCTTACGGGCAAGGATGAGATATGCGTTGCTGGGAAGCCAGGCGAAAACTGA
- a CDS encoding RNA polymerase sigma factor — protein sequence MNGNQFWQLLEPEHAKAQRFCRRLTGNLEDGDDLYQDGLLTALRKIDSLRDPGALRPWLYRILINGYKNRFRSLRRRQEEVSDESIMIEHAHDPAGELTARRWLDRAFAALKPDEIALVTLFELEGWTVAELAASFDRPDGTIKARLARTRRKMRHEIEKYLAPKQPPPVTMRKAGYALPQDQE from the coding sequence ATGAATGGAAACCAATTCTGGCAACTGCTTGAACCGGAGCACGCAAAAGCCCAGCGCTTTTGCCGACGGTTGACCGGGAATCTCGAAGACGGTGACGATCTCTACCAGGACGGCCTCCTGACCGCCCTGCGAAAGATCGACTCACTTCGCGACCCCGGGGCCCTCCGGCCGTGGCTGTACCGGATACTGATCAACGGTTACAAAAACCGGTTCCGATCGCTGCGGCGCCGCCAGGAAGAAGTTTCCGACGAATCGATCATGATCGAACACGCTCACGATCCTGCCGGCGAATTGACCGCGCGGCGCTGGCTGGACCGGGCGTTTGCCGCCCTCAAACCGGATGAAATCGCACTGGTGACCCTGTTCGAACTTGAGGGCTGGACAGTTGCCGAACTGGCCGCAAGCTTCGACCGCCCCGATGGGACGATCAAAGCGCGGCTGGCCCGAACCCGGCGCAAGATGCGTCACGAGATCGAAAAGTATCTCGCGCCGAAACAACCACCACCCGTAACGATGCGAAAGGCCGGATATGCGTTACCGCAAGACCAGGAATAA